The following coding sequences are from one Ornithodoros turicata isolate Travis chromosome 1, ASM3712646v1, whole genome shotgun sequence window:
- the LOC135377880 gene encoding guanine nucleotide exchange factor MSS4 homolog isoform X1 has translation MLSDGMDDSQRLSSGTVFSSKSTSNGNASENANPLNISKGSGEYHGQAKDKLIENGKNKVHIECRFCSSRILNAGMSKFVETECTLPPLDGRAGETSETAEEQLREFWSVEDIYTFENIGFSNTVGKTKYLTCADCDRGPVGWHNLETRKSFVALSRVHHL, from the exons GGTATGGATGACAGTCAAAGACTAAGCAGTGGCACCGTTTTTTCATCGAAGTCAACTTCGAATGGAAATGCGTCAGAAAATGCCAACCCCCTGAACATCAGCAAAGGCAGTGGAGAATATCATGGACAAGCCAAGGACAAGTTAATTGAAAATGGAAAGAATAAAGTCCACATTGAGTGCAGGTTTTGCTCCTCAAGAATACTGAATGCTGGGATGTCCAAGTTTGTGGAAACAGAG TGTACTCTTCCACCATTAGATGGAAGAGCTGGAGAAACATCAGAGACAGCAGAAGAACAGCTGAGAGAATTCTGGTCTGTCGAGGACATCTACACTTTTGAGAATATTGGCTTCAGCAACACTGTGGGCAAAACAAAGTACCTCACGTGCGCCGACTGTGATCGTGGTCCTGTTGGTTGGCACAACCTAGAGACAAGAAAGTCCTTTGTGGCACTCTCCCGGGTACATCATCTCTGA
- the LOC135377880 gene encoding guanine nucleotide exchange factor MSS4 homolog isoform X2 — MDDSQRLSSGTVFSSKSTSNGNASENANPLNISKGSGEYHGQAKDKLIENGKNKVHIECRFCSSRILNAGMSKFVETECTLPPLDGRAGETSETAEEQLREFWSVEDIYTFENIGFSNTVGKTKYLTCADCDRGPVGWHNLETRKSFVALSRVHHL; from the exons ATGGATGACAGTCAAAGACTAAGCAGTGGCACCGTTTTTTCATCGAAGTCAACTTCGAATGGAAATGCGTCAGAAAATGCCAACCCCCTGAACATCAGCAAAGGCAGTGGAGAATATCATGGACAAGCCAAGGACAAGTTAATTGAAAATGGAAAGAATAAAGTCCACATTGAGTGCAGGTTTTGCTCCTCAAGAATACTGAATGCTGGGATGTCCAAGTTTGTGGAAACAGAG TGTACTCTTCCACCATTAGATGGAAGAGCTGGAGAAACATCAGAGACAGCAGAAGAACAGCTGAGAGAATTCTGGTCTGTCGAGGACATCTACACTTTTGAGAATATTGGCTTCAGCAACACTGTGGGCAAAACAAAGTACCTCACGTGCGCCGACTGTGATCGTGGTCCTGTTGGTTGGCACAACCTAGAGACAAGAAAGTCCTTTGTGGCACTCTCCCGGGTACATCATCTCTGA